A DNA window from Bacteroides cellulosilyticus contains the following coding sequences:
- a CDS encoding glycosyltransferase, producing the protein MKYQLGVSIIVCCYNSIGRIEHTLAYLAKQKFRTRINVELIVVNNASTDETKKIVTQLLKTLFPLWSCSVIDEMNQGLTYARNAGIKNALYEYLLFCDDDNLLFPDYVQNAYDILSQNEWIGACGGRGIPEFLGVEEPEWFKKAAPSYALGSQLSQSGKLVRNSLYGAGLCIKHSIIDELYQKKFHSFLTGRKGKGLLAGEDSELTKAILLLGYKLEANDSLLYKHIMPSNRLNKEYFYKMLYGFGLAYPVICLYECAIRFPYFNLYVFYYLYFLGLVFNYIGTFVFRKRDKKAIYRGAITAFMNMPFKDVHEVCAVIKRLSKS; encoded by the coding sequence ATGAAATATCAACTTGGAGTATCGATAATTGTTTGTTGTTATAATAGTATAGGGAGAATAGAACATACGTTGGCTTATTTGGCAAAGCAAAAGTTTCGGACAAGAATTAATGTTGAGCTCATAGTGGTGAATAATGCTTCTACTGATGAAACAAAAAAAATAGTTACTCAGTTATTGAAAACTTTATTTCCTTTGTGGAGTTGTTCAGTAATCGATGAGATGAATCAGGGATTGACATATGCTCGTAATGCTGGTATAAAGAATGCTCTGTATGAGTATTTATTGTTTTGCGATGACGATAATTTATTATTTCCTGATTATGTTCAGAATGCATATGATATTTTATCACAAAATGAGTGGATTGGGGCTTGTGGTGGTAGAGGAATTCCAGAGTTTTTAGGAGTGGAAGAGCCTGAATGGTTTAAGAAGGCAGCACCTTCTTATGCTTTGGGTTCTCAATTGTCACAATCAGGAAAACTTGTACGAAATTCTTTGTACGGTGCGGGACTTTGTATAAAACATTCGATAATTGATGAGTTATATCAGAAGAAATTCCATTCGTTTTTGACGGGGAGAAAGGGGAAAGGGTTATTAGCTGGTGAAGATTCGGAGCTTACAAAAGCCATTTTATTATTAGGATATAAATTAGAAGCGAATGACTCTTTGTTATATAAACATATTATGCCATCTAATAGACTTAATAAGGAATATTTCTATAAGATGTTGTATGGCTTTGGATTAGCTTATCCTGTAATTTGCTTATATGAATGTGCCATAAGATTTCCTTATTTTAATTTATATGTTTTTTATTACCTGTATTTTTTAGGGTTGGTATTCAATTATATTGGAACTTTTGTTTTTAGAAAGAGAGACAAGAAAGCTATTTATAGAGGTGCTATCACTGCATTTATGAATATGCCTTTTAAAGATGTTCATGAGGTATGTGCAGTGATAAAACGGTTGTCAAAGAGTTGA